CTTGCAGGAGCCAAACGTGAACACAACGGGCTTGTCGCCCCGGGACAAAAACTCGCACAAGGCCGGCGAAGGCGCCTGTCGGGCATCGCCGAGGTCCTGAAACGAGGACACCACCGTGTGCGAAGGCCAGTCCGCCTGCGGAGGGGCAAACCATTCCGGAAACAACGCCAGGATGTTGCGTGGAGAAAACAAGGCGCGATCGAGCACCCTGCGCACGGGCGGAAGGCCATGCTCGGCCCGGACGGCATTGATGGCCGGGCCAAGGGCCGCATCGCCCACGGCGAGGACAATCCGCTGCGCCAGCCGTCGCTTCCACAACGACGCGGCAGGGCTGATGACCAACCGCGAGGCCCGCTCGGGCGGCCCGACCAGCGCATTGGTCAGCACATCCAGCCCCCGCAGCATCGTGCGCTGCACGGCGCCGACGGCAAGCGCGCCCAGCCGCACACGCGGCTGGACCGGGGGCAACTGGATGCTCTGAAAAAATACCGGGTACGGGCAGACCGTCACCAACGAGAACGGCTTGACATCATACGCAATACGCGCGCCAAGCGCCAGAACCGAGGCCAGCACCAGCCGGTATTCGTTCCCCGTGCGAACCAGCAGATCGCAGACCGGGCGAACCAGCGGAGACAGGACATCGTCGAAAAACGTGTTCAGGCCATCCTGCGCACTCCAGGCCGCCGTGGACGCGCAATAGGAGGCAAGCAACGAATCCGGCACCATTTCGACAAACGACGCCCCCACCGTTTCCACCAAAGGACGGTACTGCGGCAGGGTGGCAAAGGCAATGTGGCAGCCTTCTTGCCGCAGGGCCTTCGCCAACGCAATGAAGGGATAGACGTCGCCGTGCGTGCCGTAGGCGACCATGAGAAGACGGTTTTCCTTGCACTCACGTCGGGCTGGCTGGTGCATGGCGTCTCTTCCATGGCCTTGCGACAATGCGTCGGCACTGTGATCGTGTTCCATGAACCATGCATCGCATCTTTTGCCGGCAGATGGAAGGAGGGGGCGGTCCGACTATTCCAGCCGGATGCACACCCGCAGGCCGCCGCCGTCGATATTCTGCGCCCAGACCTTGCCGCCCATGCCCTCGGCCAGACGCTTCACCAGGGCCAACCCCAGGCCGGTGCCCTTGGTCTTGCGGGTCAGCGAATCATCAACCCTGTAAAAATCATTGAAGATTTTCCGAAGCGCCCCCGATGGCACGCCGGGGCCGGTATCTTCCACGCAGAGGATCACCCGGCCGCCCTCCTCCGTCACCCGGATGGCGATGCGTTTTTCCGGCGCGCTGTGACCGAATTTGATGCTGTTTTCCACAAGGTTGAGCAGAATCTGGACCATGGCCTCGCGGTCATAGGGGATGGGGTGCGAGAGCTGGACATCCTCCACCAGGGTGAAGCCGGACTGGGTCAGGGTGGGGCCAAGCACGCGACGGACTTCATCAAACACGTCGTCCAGGTCGCCTTCCTGCATTTCAAAGCGGCGGGTGCGCTTTTCCAGCTTGGCGAATTCCAGCACGTTGCCGATGAGCCGGGAGAGCCGCTCCGCCTCTGCGCCCACGGTGCGCAGGTATTCCTCCTCCCGCTCCCGGGAGGGGGCCATGCCTTGCTCCAGCATTTCCGCATACATGCGAATGGTGGTCAGGGGCGTTTTAAGCTCGTGGGTCACGGAGGAGACGAACCCCGCCCGGCGTTGGGACAATTCGTTCAAGGCCCGGGCCGACCGGTACACCGCCGCAAAGCCCCCCACCAGCACCACGGCCAGGGCCCAGGCCAGCATGTTCAGGGTGGCTCGCGCCTCGGACACGGGAATGTGCGGGCAGAGCAATTCCGCCTGCAAAAAGGTGAACGGCCGGGGGAACTGCCGGGAGACGTGCAACGCCGGGCTGCCATGCGTCACCAGACCGTCGGCCATGATCTCCACGGTGCGGCCGTGATCCATCACCGCCAGGGCCAGATTGGCGATCCGTGGCAATTGCTTGGCGCGGAAATAGCGGTCCATGAGGTGCTGCAGGAATCTGGTGCCGTCGATGAGCAGCCCCTGTCGATAGATGCGCCCGCCGATGACCATGCGGCGGTACAGAAAAATTCGTCCCTCGGACAGGACCATGGACTGCAACGGCGCCACCTCCACCTGAATGGACGTCCGTGGCGGCGCCTCCAGCAGGGCTTCCAGCGAGGGCGATCCTGGCAACACGTGCTGCAAGGCGTCGCCGTATGGGGTGGCCATGGCGGCATCGGTGTTCTTGTCCAACGACTCGGCCAGCTCCTCCACCTTGGCCACGGCATCTTCGTCCTGCGCCGTGGCCGGCGGGGGCGGCGCAGCCTTTCTGCCCTGGCGCTGCTCCAGCCGGGCCAGGTTCCGGGCCTGATCCTGGGTGACAATCTGGGTGCGGCCGCGGTCCTGGCCCAGGTAGTCGCGGGAGCGGCCGGAGATCATGCCGGCCACCTGATCCAGCAGGCCTTTTTCCTGCAAGCCATCCTGGGACGCCCCGCCGGACATGTTCCGGGACGATGCGTCCTTGTTTTTGGGCGACGGCGGCGGCGTGGCGGGCGGCGGAGACTGGGCGATGAAAAACTTCTCGCCCGGGCGCACTGGTTGGCCGGGTGCCGCAGAACTGGACGCCGAGGCGGAAAGGAGCGGCCCGTCGTCCCGGGCGGCGCGGCGGCCGATCTCCTCGTTCACGCTGCGCAACAAGGTGCGCTTTTCCGCAGAAAATGCCGCCTGCTGCACGGGCATATCCAGGCTGCCGTCCGGGTTGTGCTGCAGATAGCCCAGGATCCAGGGCGCAATGGGAAAGGACTGGCCGGAGGGGAGACCGTCGCCGTCAGGATCGCCAGACTGCCAGGCATCCACCGGGCGGGCTTCCTCGCGGGCCACCATCTGGGCCAGTTCCTCTTCCATGGCATCAAAGAGGGCCACGGCCACAAACCGCATGGCCGCCATTTCCTCGCGCGTCAGGCTCTCGTAGCTGCGCTGGATGAACCAGCCCAGGGGCACGGCCAGCGCCAGAAACACCAGCGCCAGCACCATGGTGACGCGCGACATCAGGCCTCCGCGTCGGGGGTGTCGCGCAGGAGATCCGGATCAAGCCGATAGCCCTCGCCGCGCACGGTGGCGATGAACTGCCGTTCTCCAGCCAACAGGGCAATCTTCTTGCGTAATTTCGTCATGTGGATGTCTACGGTGCGGGTTTCGATGTCCACATCGGGGTACCCCCACACATCGCGCAGAAGTTCCTGACGGCTGACCACGGCCGGATAACGCCGACGCAGGTACAGCAGGATCTCCATCTCCCGCCGGGTCAGGGGCTCCGCGGGGGTGCCTTCGCACGAGAGCTCCAGGGACGCACCGTCGAACACCAGACCGCCCAGCTCCAGACGCTCGTCGCCCATGCGGCGACCGCTGCGACGCAGCACAGCCTCCACGCGGACCATGAGTTCGCGCAGGGAAAACGGCTTGGTGACGTAATCATCCGCCCCGGACTGAAATCCTTCCACCACATCGTTTTCCGCACCTTTGGCCGTGAGCATGATGATGGCCAGCCCCGGCTTTTTTTTGCGCAGGGCCTTGCACACGGAAAAGCCGTCCTTGCCGGGCAGCATGACATCCAGGAGGACGCAGTCGAAGGATTCCACCAGGGCCAGCTGCTCGCCCTGCACGCCGTCGTCCGCGCCCACGGCCTGGTAGCCGTTGAAGATCAACACGTCCAGCAGCCCGCGCAGGATGGCGGGATCGTCCTCCACCACGAGAATTCTCGCCTTGTGCTGTTGCATGATGCATCGGCTCCTTGTGTTGCCTGCTATAGTGCCTTCCCCGGCGGTTGTCTGCCCCCCTTCTGTAAGGAGAATGTAAATGGCGCACGCCGCATATTTACCCCCGGCCTCCTTGAGATGTCCCCGCCTTGCGGTACGCTGCACCGCACTACGCAACCCATGTCAGGAGACGTCTTCATGCAGCGCGCACCCATGCAATGGCTCTTTCTGTTCTGTGTGCTCGTGGCAGCCGCCTGCACGGTGCTGGGATTCAGCCGGCAGACCAGCCTCCCCGCCATGCCCGCCGCGGCCAGCGCGGCCACCCTTTCCGCCGGGGAAGGCCCCCTGGCCATGACGGCCACCCTCACCCAGTCCAAACTGGTCCGGGGCTCCGACGGCCGCACCACCCTTTCCCTGACCCTCAAGGCTGCCGCCGGGGAGGGCCCTGCCTCGCCATCGGGGCACCCCGCCGTGAATCAGCCTATGGATGTCGCCGTGGTGCTGGACCGCTCCGGCTCCATGCGCGGCGACAAAATGGCCGGCGCCAAGGAGGCCCTGCGCACCCTGGTGGCCGCCATGACCGAGCGCGACCGCTTTGCCCTGGTTTCCTATGCCGACGATGTGGTGGTGCATCAGCCCCTCGCCCGGTGTACCCCCCAGACCAAGGCCGCGCTGCTGGAGCACATCGAATCCCTGGAAGCCGGCGGCAACACCAACCTGGGCGCAGGCCTGGAATACGGCCTGCAGGCCCTGCAGCAGGCGAGCGAGTCCGCCAACGCCCGCCTGGTATTGCTGGTCTCCGACGGGTTGGCCAACCGCGGCGTGACCGATGCCGTCCAGCTGGGCCGCATGGCCGCCAAAGGTCTGGCCCAGGACGTGATGCTCTCCACCGTGGGCGTGGGGCTGGATTTCAACGAATTCCTCATGACCCGCATTGCGGACCAGGGCGGCGGCAGCTATCGCTTTTTGGAAGATCCCCGGACCTTTGCCGCCGGGTTCTTCGAGGAGTTCGCCACCGTGCGCCGGGCCGTGGCCCTGCATCTGGAACTCCGCATCCACCTTCCCCGCGGCGTGCAACTGCTGGAAGCCTCGGGATATCCGGTGGATATGGACGGCGACGTGGCCGTCATCCGCCCCGGCAGTCTGGCCGATGGCGCCTCGCGCACGCTGCATCTGACACTGCAGGCTCGCACGGATCAGCCGGCAGCGTTCGAAATCGGCCCGGTCTCCGTACGCTATGGTCCCAGGGAGGCGCAACGCGCCCTGCACCTGACGCAGCCCCTGGTGGTGGCCTGCGTGGAAGGCCGCGCCGACGCCGACGCCTCCATCGACAAGGGCAGCTGGGAACGCAAGGTGCTCACCGAGGATTACAACAAACTCAAGGAAGACGTGGCCGCCAAGGTGCGGGGGGGCGACGCTGCCGGAGCCCGCGCCAGCATCGACCATTACGTGCAGACCCAGCAGGCGGCCAACCAGGCCGTGGGGTCCGAGCGCGTGCAGGACAACCTCGAAAAGGATGTGGAACAACTGCGCCAGCAGGTGGATGAGACCCTGGCGGCCCCGCCGGCAGCCCGGCCCGCACTGCAGAATCGCATGGCCAAATCCATGCAATACGAGAGTTACAGCGGCCGCCGCGACAAATGAGTTTCCTTGCGCTGCAAGAGACCGCCATGCGTGACGTAACATGCAGCATGCGCGTCCACCTTGTGCACCGGGGGGGCATGCCTCACCCCCCCGGTGCGGTCCGCCGCTGCCTGCGGATTGCGTTTTTTTCACGTGCCGGAAAGGCACGAAAATGGCAGAAAGCCCTGAGTGCCCCTCTTGGCATTTCAATAAACAAAGTGTAGAGAGACTCTATAGTTGATGGGGCAGGAGCACCCCCACCCTCCGCGGCGAACCATTCGCCCTGCCTTCCGCTTTCGGCGGGGAAGGTCATTTTTCGACATCATGATGGTCCATGGGTTATGGAATCTTGGCGGCAGCATATTCCTGCGGCAGCGCAGATGCTTCGTGACTCGCGGTGTTGCGTGGCCCTGACCGGGGCTGGCATTTCCGTGGCCAGCGGCATCCCCGACTTTCGCAGTCCTGGCGGGCTCTGGAGCCGGCACGATCCCATGCGCGTGGCCACCCTGGCCGCCTTGCGCCGCGATCCGCGCCAGGTCTGGGAATTTCTGCTGGACGCCAACCGGGACTTTGACGCCGCCCGGCCCAATGCCGGCCACACCGCCCTGGCCAGCCTGGAGGCAGCCGGCCGGCTGCAGGCCATAATCACCCAGAACATCGACGGCCTGCACACCGCAGCCGGGTCCCGCAGGGTGGTGGAATTCCATGGCAATGCCCGGCGATACTATTGCATGACCTGCAAGACGCCCCACCCGGCCCAGGAAGCCGCCAGTCTGACCCGGTCCACCATCCCCTGGACCTGCCGCTGCGGCGGCGTGGTGCGGCCGGACATCGTCTTTTTCGGGGAGCACATCCCGCCCCAGGCCCTGGCCGCCGCCATGGCCCTGACCCGGCAGGCGGATCTGCTCCTCATCGTGGGCACGTCGGGCGAAGTGGCCCCGGCCAGCCAGCTGCCCTGGGAAGTGAAAGATCACGGCGGCCGCGTGATTGAACTCAATGCCGGCGACAGCCTGTTCGGCGCCCTGCCGGACTTGGTGTTGCGCGCCAGGGCCGAGGAGGTCCTGCCCGCCCTCGCCGCGCTCGTCCTTAATGCGACGCAGCACGATTTGCAGCATGCCACTGTGGCACCGGAGAGACCGCAATGAACGAAATGGGTTATTTGGAAATTCTGGGACAGGCCACCCTGGTGGTCAAACTGGTCATCGCCCTGCTGGTGGTCATGTCCCTGACAAGCTGGACCATCATCTGCACCAAGATTTTCATGCTCAAGGGCGCCAAGCGTCGCGCCGTGCGAGACATGGGCGCCTTTCAGGAAGCGCGCAGCCTGCACCTGGCCATCGAACGCATGGGCCTGGACTCCTATTCCCCGGCCTACCGCGTGGCCGTGGAAGGCGTGAACGAGCTCAATCGTTTTGAGGAATACAGTTCCCCGGACAAGGGACAAGTGGAAACCGTGGTGGAAAACCTGCGCCGGGCCCTGCGCCACGGCGTTTCCAACGAGGTGAGCCGGCTCACCGCCTCCCTGTCCTTCCTGGCCACCTGCGCCAGTTCGGCCCCGTTCATCGGGCTCTTTGGCACGGTGTGGGGCATCATGCACTCCTTCCACTCCATCGGCAAACAGGGGGCAGCGTCCCTGGCCACGGTGGCCCCCGGCATTTCCGAGGCCCTCATCGCCACGGCCATCGGCCTGCTGGTGGCCATTCCCGCCGCCATTGCGTACAACTATTTCAATGGGTTGATCAGTCATCTGGAAGCCGAGCTGGTGAACTTTGCCGGGGTGTTCCTGAACCGGGTCCAGCGCGAACTGCCCAGCATGGCCCAGGCCTAGGAAGGAACTCCATATGGGCATGAGCTCAGGCAACGGCGGCCGCAACGGCATGATGGCAGAAATCAACGTGACCCCCTTCGTGGACGTCATGCTGGTGCTGCTCATCATCTTCATGGTCACCGCGCCCATGATGACCCAGGGCCTGGACGTGGACCTGCCGCAGACCCGCAAGGTGGACGTGCTGCCTTCGGAGGTGGAACACCTTGTCCTGACCATCACCAAAGACGGCTCCATGATGCTCGACAAGTATCAGACCAACCTGAATACCCTGCAGGCCCAGGTGAAGCAGAACGTGGTGGCTGCCAAGAAACAGCTTTTCCTGAAGGCGGACAAGGACGTGCCCTACGGTGTGGTGGTGCAGGCCATGTCCGAGATTCGCCTGGCCGGTGTGGAAAAACTGGGCGTGGTGGCGGAACAGGCGGAACTGCCCGCCGCATCCTCGCAACCCGCTCCCCCCAAAGCCACCGGCACCTCCGGCGGCAAGCCGAAGCAGTAGTCGAGACGGTTTCATGCCTGCATCGCGTTGGACAAGTCTGGCCATCTCCCTGGCCATCCACCTGCTGGTGGTGTTGCTCGTGCTCTTTGGTCCGTCCATGAGCACGCCGCCGCCGTTCGACCCCAAAAACGTGGTCATGCTGGACATGGTGGGCGACCCGACCAAGCCGGCCGGCCCGAAGATAGACGGCAGAACCATGGCCGGCGATCCTTCCAAGCCCTCGGCCGCTCCGGCCAAAGTCAAGGAAGGCTCCCCGCCTCCGCCACCCAAGGGAGACCCGGACGCCGGCACGCCCGTCAAAGGCCCGGAACCCAAACCCGAGCCGCCAAAACCGGAACCGCCCAAGCCCGAGCCGGCCAAGCCCGAACCGGCCAAGCCGGAGCCCGCAAAACCGGAACCGGCCAAGCCCGAGCCCGCAAAACCGGAACCGCCCAAGCCCGTGGAGCAGCCTAAGCCCAAGCCGCCAACTCCGGACAAGGCCACGCCCATTGCGGAAAAAACTGAGCCCAAGAAGCCCGAACCGAAACCGGAAGACAAAAAGCCCGAGCCCAAAAAGCCCGAGCCCAAGCCGGCCTCGGCCCAGAAGCCCCCGGCCAAACCGGACCCCAAGGCAGCAGACGCAGCCAAGAAACCGGATCCCAAGGCGGCGACCACGGCCGCAAAGCCGGACGCCAAGGCGGCGGACACGGCCAAGAAGCCGGACACCAAGGCGACAGATGCCGCCAAGCAGACGGCGAGCACGGCCAAGCCCGATGCCAAAGCTGGCGCCAAGCCCGATGCCAAGGCCGATGCCAAGGCGGGCCAGGGACCACAGGGCACCAAGCCGGGCGTCAAGGGTCAGGCCCAGGGCGATCCCAATGCCAAGGCCCTGTCCGAGGCATTGCGCGACGTGGCGGCCCAGGCCAAGAGCGCCGAAGGCGACATCGTGGGCGATGCCCTGGCCGAGCTGCAAGGGACGCGATCCGGCACGGGCTTTGCCCGGGACGGCACCGGCGGCGCAGGCGGCGATGGCCGCGGCGGCGGCGGCGGCACGTCCCCCGAGCTTGCCTATGCGCAGTATGTCTCCAGGGTGGTCAAGGAATACTGGATCCTGCCGCCCACGGTGGACTCGCGCATGAACGTGCAGACCGAGGTGGTCGTCTCCATCGACGCCTCCGGAAAGATCTATAATTTCCAGGTCAAGACCCCCTCCGGCCGCGGGGATTTCGATTCCTCGGCCCTGCAGGCCCTGACCAAAACCCAGCTGGAAGCGCACCTGACGGCCCCGCCCACCCGGCGGAATATGACCTTCAGCATCACGTTCAACGCCCGGGAGCAGACCTCATGAGGCGACGCGGCATTGCAGGCTCCCTGCTGCTGGCCAGCGCTCCCTTCTGGCTGACCTGGCCGGCGTGGCCAGTCTGGGCCCAGCAGCCCGCCTCCCCGGCGCAGCAGTGGTCTGGAGCCACGGCGGAAGAACTGGATGTGGCCTGGGCTGCGCAAATCTCGCAGCAGATCAAGCAGCACTGGCGGGTTCCCCGGGGCGTTTCCCCCGTTGGCCCCGTCCTGGTGACGCGAATCAGGCTGCAGTTCGACGCCAGCGGCGTCCTTGCGTCCCATTCCCTGGCGCGTTCCTCGCAAAATGCGGCGTTCGACGAGGCGGCGATGCTGGCCGTCACCCTGGGCACAGCCAATGCCGTGTTCGGTCCGCCTCCGTCCAACACCTCGTTCTCGTTCAGTATCGATTTCAACTCCAAGGAGCAGCCGCGGTGAGCGTCTCCCCCCTGTCCCGCACCATTTCCTGCGTTCCGCACCGTCTGCGCCTGTTGGTGTCGGCGCTGTTGTTCGTGGCCGCCGTATGGCCCTCCCTGGCCAACGGGCAGACAGCCAACGGCATGATCAACGTCACCATCACCGGCTCGGGCCAGGGCACGTTCAAGATGGCCTTGGCCCAGCCCCTCGGCGGGGATCCCGGCCTGGCCTCCCAGCTGCAGGAACTGGTGCGCCAGAACCTGGCCATTCTGCCCATCGTGGATCTGCTGCCAGATTCCGCCATCCTGGGCGGCACGACCCTCAACGCCTATCAGGGCGATGCCATCGACTTCAATCGCTTCCAGCTGGCCGGCGCCAATTATGTGGTCACCACTGGCTGGCCCGCCCCGGGCACGGTGGAACTGCGCGTGTACGACGCCTTCAGCCGCACGCTGCTGGTGGGCAAGCAGTACACCGGCCTCGCCGCCGCGGCGCTGCCCAAAGTGGCGGATCGATTCTGCGGCAGCTGGCTTGAATCCTTGCATCTTTCGCCAGACCTGTACCGTGCGTCCCTGGCCTATGTGGCGGCTGGTTCCAACCGCAACGTCTTCGCTGCCCGCCCCAATGGCCGGGACAAGCGGCAGATCACCAGCCTGAACGGCCAGTGCATGAGCCCGGCATGGTCTCCGGACGCCCGCAGCATCGCCTTCACCCACCTGTCCAACCGCTACAACTCCCTGGGGGTGTGGTCCGGCGGGCAGGTCCGCACCATGCGCTATCCCGGCAACCTGGTC
This sequence is a window from Megalodesulfovibrio gigas DSM 1382 = ATCC 19364. Protein-coding genes within it:
- a CDS encoding glycosyltransferase; this encodes MEHDHSADALSQGHGRDAMHQPARRECKENRLLMVAYGTHGDVYPFIALAKALRQEGCHIAFATLPQYRPLVETVGASFVEMVPDSLLASYCASTAAWSAQDGLNTFFDDVLSPLVRPVCDLLVRTGNEYRLVLASVLALGARIAYDVKPFSLVTVCPYPVFFQSIQLPPVQPRVRLGALAVGAVQRTMLRGLDVLTNALVGPPERASRLVISPAASLWKRRLAQRIVLAVGDAALGPAINAVRAEHGLPPVRRVLDRALFSPRNILALFPEWFAPPQADWPSHTVVSSFQDLGDARQAPSPALCEFLSRGDKPVVFTFGSCKQHNASLFATAAAVLLRLNKRGVFVTRNAADIPARLPDFIFHATFEPFPYLFRHAALVVHHAGVGTCADALRAGVPQLLVPFTYDQPDNATRLQRLGVGKIVAPGLFTEEVVAERMQSLLQSAHVRQSCARYAGLLDRQEAENPAVRQILQWLASEQASDFQK
- a CDS encoding sensor histidine kinase, with product MSRVTMVLALVFLALAVPLGWFIQRSYESLTREEMAAMRFVAVALFDAMEEELAQMVAREEARPVDAWQSGDPDGDGLPSGQSFPIAPWILGYLQHNPDGSLDMPVQQAAFSAEKRTLLRSVNEEIGRRAARDDGPLLSASASSSAAPGQPVRPGEKFFIAQSPPPATPPPSPKNKDASSRNMSGGASQDGLQEKGLLDQVAGMISGRSRDYLGQDRGRTQIVTQDQARNLARLEQRQGRKAAPPPPATAQDEDAVAKVEELAESLDKNTDAAMATPYGDALQHVLPGSPSLEALLEAPPRTSIQVEVAPLQSMVLSEGRIFLYRRMVIGGRIYRQGLLIDGTRFLQHLMDRYFRAKQLPRIANLALAVMDHGRTVEIMADGLVTHGSPALHVSRQFPRPFTFLQAELLCPHIPVSEARATLNMLAWALAVVLVGGFAAVYRSARALNELSQRRAGFVSSVTHELKTPLTTIRMYAEMLEQGMAPSREREEEYLRTVGAEAERLSRLIGNVLEFAKLEKRTRRFEMQEGDLDDVFDEVRRVLGPTLTQSGFTLVEDVQLSHPIPYDREAMVQILLNLVENSIKFGHSAPEKRIAIRVTEEGGRVILCVEDTGPGVPSGALRKIFNDFYRVDDSLTRKTKGTGLGLALVKRLAEGMGGKVWAQNIDGGGLRVCIRLE
- a CDS encoding response regulator transcription factor, whose amino-acid sequence is MQQHKARILVVEDDPAILRGLLDVLIFNGYQAVGADDGVQGEQLALVESFDCVLLDVMLPGKDGFSVCKALRKKKPGLAIIMLTAKGAENDVVEGFQSGADDYVTKPFSLRELMVRVEAVLRRSGRRMGDERLELGGLVFDGASLELSCEGTPAEPLTRREMEILLYLRRRYPAVVSRQELLRDVWGYPDVDIETRTVDIHMTKLRKKIALLAGERQFIATVRGEGYRLDPDLLRDTPDAEA
- a CDS encoding vWA domain-containing protein; the protein is MQRAPMQWLFLFCVLVAAACTVLGFSRQTSLPAMPAAASAATLSAGEGPLAMTATLTQSKLVRGSDGRTTLSLTLKAAAGEGPASPSGHPAVNQPMDVAVVLDRSGSMRGDKMAGAKEALRTLVAAMTERDRFALVSYADDVVVHQPLARCTPQTKAALLEHIESLEAGGNTNLGAGLEYGLQALQQASESANARLVLLVSDGLANRGVTDAVQLGRMAAKGLAQDVMLSTVGVGLDFNEFLMTRIADQGGGSYRFLEDPRTFAAGFFEEFATVRRAVALHLELRIHLPRGVQLLEASGYPVDMDGDVAVIRPGSLADGASRTLHLTLQARTDQPAAFEIGPVSVRYGPREAQRALHLTQPLVVACVEGRADADASIDKGSWERKVLTEDYNKLKEDVAAKVRGGDAAGARASIDHYVQTQQAANQAVGSERVQDNLEKDVEQLRQQVDETLAAPPAARPALQNRMAKSMQYESYSGRRDK
- a CDS encoding SIR2 family NAD-dependent protein deacylase, coding for MESWRQHIPAAAQMLRDSRCCVALTGAGISVASGIPDFRSPGGLWSRHDPMRVATLAALRRDPRQVWEFLLDANRDFDAARPNAGHTALASLEAAGRLQAIITQNIDGLHTAAGSRRVVEFHGNARRYYCMTCKTPHPAQEAASLTRSTIPWTCRCGGVVRPDIVFFGEHIPPQALAAAMALTRQADLLLIVGTSGEVAPASQLPWEVKDHGGRVIELNAGDSLFGALPDLVLRARAEEVLPALAALVLNATQHDLQHATVAPERPQ
- the tolQ gene encoding protein TolQ codes for the protein MNEMGYLEILGQATLVVKLVIALLVVMSLTSWTIICTKIFMLKGAKRRAVRDMGAFQEARSLHLAIERMGLDSYSPAYRVAVEGVNELNRFEEYSSPDKGQVETVVENLRRALRHGVSNEVSRLTASLSFLATCASSAPFIGLFGTVWGIMHSFHSIGKQGAASLATVAPGISEALIATAIGLLVAIPAAIAYNYFNGLISHLEAELVNFAGVFLNRVQRELPSMAQA
- a CDS encoding ExbD/TolR family protein, translated to MGMSSGNGGRNGMMAEINVTPFVDVMLVLLIIFMVTAPMMTQGLDVDLPQTRKVDVLPSEVEHLVLTITKDGSMMLDKYQTNLNTLQAQVKQNVVAAKKQLFLKADKDVPYGVVVQAMSEIRLAGVEKLGVVAEQAELPAASSQPAPPKATGTSGGKPKQ
- the tolA gene encoding cell envelope integrity protein TolA; amino-acid sequence: MPASRWTSLAISLAIHLLVVLLVLFGPSMSTPPPFDPKNVVMLDMVGDPTKPAGPKIDGRTMAGDPSKPSAAPAKVKEGSPPPPPKGDPDAGTPVKGPEPKPEPPKPEPPKPEPAKPEPAKPEPAKPEPAKPEPAKPEPPKPVEQPKPKPPTPDKATPIAEKTEPKKPEPKPEDKKPEPKKPEPKPASAQKPPAKPDPKAADAAKKPDPKAATTAAKPDAKAADTAKKPDTKATDAAKQTASTAKPDAKAGAKPDAKADAKAGQGPQGTKPGVKGQAQGDPNAKALSEALRDVAAQAKSAEGDIVGDALAELQGTRSGTGFARDGTGGAGGDGRGGGGGTSPELAYAQYVSRVVKEYWILPPTVDSRMNVQTEVVVSIDASGKIYNFQVKTPSGRGDFDSSALQALTKTQLEAHLTAPPTRRNMTFSITFNAREQTS
- a CDS encoding TonB C-terminal domain-containing protein: MRRRGIAGSLLLASAPFWLTWPAWPVWAQQPASPAQQWSGATAEELDVAWAAQISQQIKQHWRVPRGVSPVGPVLVTRIRLQFDASGVLASHSLARSSQNAAFDEAAMLAVTLGTANAVFGPPPSNTSFSFSIDFNSKEQPR
- a CDS encoding PD40 domain-containing protein, whose product is MSVSPLSRTISCVPHRLRLLVSALLFVAAVWPSLANGQTANGMINVTITGSGQGTFKMALAQPLGGDPGLASQLQELVRQNLAILPIVDLLPDSAILGGTTLNAYQGDAIDFNRFQLAGANYVVTTGWPAPGTVELRVYDAFSRTLLVGKQYTGLAAAALPKVADRFCGSWLESLHLSPDLYRASLAYVAAGSNRNVFAARPNGRDKRQITSLNGQCMSPAWSPDARSIAFTHLSNRYNSLGVWSGGQVRTMRYPGNLVIGPFYLASGQLAASIAVKPSPGIYLLGSNLQPSQTLVEDNAINTSPRFDRSGTRMVFVSDRYGSPQIMLKDGGGIRRLTTSGWNTDPTISPDGTMVAFTRQTGGGHRLFRIDLTGGGETQISFGPGSDEQPAFLTDSYFVAFTSSRAGSKQLYLTTKDGLEPKPLPLGGATFPAWGITEAP